The following are from one region of the Sorghum bicolor cultivar BTx623 chromosome 2, Sorghum_bicolor_NCBIv3, whole genome shotgun sequence genome:
- the LOC110432219 gene encoding uncharacterized protein LOC110432219 yields MIVAIAPRLAPASRPSVVPSLPAGYGLPVTCDAFTVATLVVQEMLARVLERRPAPAPRLTPEAAWRLGISTWMSCSSPSSSTDTSVSAAATTSSGAATSGRRPASRPRSTFSSPHSPFRTTYWLEEDIADLKEFARINVSWLWLELGSVVAFLR; encoded by the exons TCGTGCCGTCCCTCCCCGCCGGCTACGGCCTCCCCGTCACCTGCGACGCGTTCACCGTGGCCACGCTGGTGGTGCAGGAGATGCTGGCGCGCGTCCTGGAGCGGAGgcccgcgccggcgccgcggcTGACCCCGGAGGCCGCGTGGCGGCTCGGCATCTCCACCTGGATGTCATGTTCCTCACCGTCTTCTTCCACAGATACCTCAGTTTCGGCGGCTGCGACTACTTCGTCCGGAGCTGCGACGAGTGGCAGGCGGCCTGCGTCGCGTCCTCGCTCAACCTTTTCATCGCCACACTCACCGTTTCG GACTACTTATTGGCTTGAAGAGGACATTGCAGACCTAAAAGAGTTTGCAAGAATCAACGTATCATGGCTGTGGCTAGAGTTGGGATCTGTCGTTGCGTTTCTTCGTTAG
- the LOC8078989 gene encoding momilactone A synthase, protein MLRATHFAFRRDKGTAAGAALRGLVGGFSTASDSQRLAGKVAVITGAASGIGKATAAEFVRNGAKVILADVQDDAGRAVAAELGPAASYTRCDVTDEAQIAAAVDLAVARHGRLDVLYSNAGAPGASAPAPLASLDLADFDRVMAVNARSAVAALKHAARVMVPRAAGCVLCTGSTTGMLGGLAALPYSLSKATVISVVRAAADELARSGVRVNAISPHAIATPLLVRGLARLHPGVPDEQLKRMVETGMSELRGAVLQVEDVARAAVYLASDEAKFVTGHNLVVDGGFTASKRIGTPAAS, encoded by the exons ATGCTGAGAGCAACGCATTTCGCTTTCAG GAGGGACAAGGGTACAGCTGCGGGAGCCGCCTTGCGTGGCCTCGTCGGTGGCTTCTCGACGGCGTCAGACTCTCAGAGGCTCGCCGGCAAGGTCGCCGTCATCACCGGCGCGGCCAGCGGCATCGGCAAGGCGACGGCCGCCGAGTTCGTCCGTAACGGCGCCAAGGTGATCCTGGCGGACGTGCAGGACGACGCCGGCCGCGCCGTGGCCGCCGAGCTCGGCCCGGCGGCGTCCTACACCCGTTGCGACGTGACGGACGAGGCCCAGATCGCCGCGGCGGTGGACCTCGCCGTGGCGCGGCACGGGCGGCTGGACGTGCTGTACAGCAACGCGGGCGCGCCGGGGGCCTCGGCGCCCGCGCCGCTGGCGTCGCTGGACCTCGCGGACTTCGACCGCGTCATGGCGGTCAACGCGCGGTCCGCGGTGGCGGCCCTCAAGCACGCGGCGCGCGTCATGGTGCCCCGGGCCGCCGGCTGCGTCCTGTGCACGGGGTCCACCACGGGCATGCTCGGCGGCCTCGCCGCGCTGCCCTACAGCCTGTCCAAGGCCACGGTCATCTCCGTGGTGCGCGCCGCCGCGGACGAGCTGGCGCGGTCGGGGGTGCGCGTCAACGCCATCTCGCCGCACGCCATCGCCACGCCGCTGCTGGTCCGCGGCCTCGCCAGGCTGCACCCGGGCGTCCCCGACGAGCAGCTGAAGCGAATGGTGGAGACTGGCATGAGCGAGCTCCGTGGCGCGGTGCTGCAGGTGGAGGACGTGGCGAGGGCGGCCGTCTACCTTGCCTCCGACGAGGCCAAGTTCGTCACCGGGCATAACCTCGTCGTTGACGGTGGGTTCACGGCCAGCAAGCGGATCGGCACGCCGGCGGCAAGCTGA
- the LOC8058387 gene encoding probable glutathione S-transferase GSTU1, protein MAGEKKQGLQLLDFWVSPFGQRCRIALDEKGLPYEYLEEDLLAGNKSELLLHANPVHKKIPVLLHDGRPVCESLLIVQYLDEAFPAATPPLLPAAGDPYARAQARFWADYVDKKLYDCGTRLWKLKGDGHAQARTEMVEILRTLEGALGDGEFFGGEAFGFVDVALVPFTSWFLAYERFGDLSVEKECPRLAAWAKRCAERPSVAKNLYSSEKVYEFICGLKKRFGIE, encoded by the coding sequence ATGGCCGGGGAGAAGAAGCAGGGCCTGCAGCTGCTGGACTTCTGGGTGAGCCCGTTCGGGCAGCGCTGCCGCATCGCGCTGGACGAGAAGGGCTTGCCCTACGAGTACCTGGAGGAGGACCTACTGGCCGGGAACAAGAGCGAGCTCCTGCTCCACGCAAACCCGGTCCACAAGAAGATCCCCGTGCTCCTCCACGACGGCCGCCCCGTCTGCGAGTCCCTCCTCATCGTGCAGTACCTCGACGAGGCGTTCCCGGCGGCGACGCCGCCGCTGCTCCCCGCCGCCGGCGATCCGTACGCGCGCGCGCAGGCCCGGTTCTGGGCGGACTACGTGGACAAGAAGCTCTACGACTGCGGCACCCGGCTGTGGAAGCTCAAGGGGGACGGCCACGCGCAGGCGCGCACGGAGATGGTCGAGATCCTCCGCACGCTGGAGGGCGCGCTCGGCGACGGCGAATTCTTCGGCGGGGAGGCGTTCGGGTTCGTCGACGTCGCGCTCGTGCCGTTCACGTCGTGGTTCCTCGCCTACGAGCGGTTCGGGGACCTCAGCGTGGAGAAGGAGTGCCCCAGGCTCGCCGCGTGGGCCAAGCGATGCGCGGAACGGCCTAGCGTCGCCAAGAACCTGTACTCGTCGGAGAAGGTCTACGAGTTCATCTGCGGGTTGAAGAAGAGGTTCGGCATCGAGTAG
- the LOC8058386 gene encoding peamaclein, translating to MRTIPAVLLLLILVAAAAASFQGLTVAADTSGAVPDGVCDGKCRSRCSLKKAGRCMGLCMMCCGKCQGCVPSGPYASKDECPCYRDMKSPKTQRPKCP from the exons aTGAGGACGATCCCTGCGGTTCTCCTGCTCCTCATCCtagtggccgccgccgccgcctcgttcCAGGGTCTCACCGTGGCTGCAG ACACCAGCGGCGCGGTCCCGGACGGCGTGTGCGACGGCAAGTGCCGGAGCCGGTGCTCGCTGAAGAAGGCCGGGCGGTGCATGGGCCTGTGCATGATGTGCTGCGGCAAGTGCCAGGGCTGCGTGCCGTCGGGCCCGTACGCCAGCAAGGACGAGTGCCCCTGCTACAGGGACATGAAGTCCCCCAAGACCCAGCGCCCCAAGTGCCCCTAG